A window of Punica granatum isolate Tunisia-2019 chromosome 8, ASM765513v2, whole genome shotgun sequence genomic DNA:
ttttagaaagaaataaaaaaaagtttaaaaagtaatgattggtcccacaaatttatatatatattttaaaaattaaaaactttgTTTTTCGGAAAACTCAAAACACAAATTAGTCAGAGGCGATCATAAGAAACGGGGATATGTAGGGCTTGCAATTTTTTTAGTGAGGTAAGAAATTCCCACATCTCAATTGTTCAGCTTcgctttatattttatatagatatagatatactACCTtaactaaaattttaatattccttatttatggatcaagacatctcgtCTTCTCTTTTCATATCACAATATATGCTTCTTTAGACTTGGGCTTCTCGACGACATGACTGCAGAGGGAGATTTTAGAATAGTAGATTGATCCTGTATTAATGACAAGCTAACTTTAGGAAAAATATCTAGGGCCACGGGCGTGGAATAGGATAGCTCCATACTTGCGAACCAGAATTGGACTGGAATCAAACCAGTAGTATGCTTTTACTGTGAATTTTCAGAGTTCATAAGGGACTATAACTGGAATTAACAAGGCAACCGGACCATATGATTAGAACTCGAATTCCCGGATGATGCGTAATGAAGCAGgatttctttctcttcttaCACAGTCTTCATTTCGCTACAATTGCAGGGTCCAGAGAAGAAGAATCGGCCGAGAACTGGACAGTATTAATCATCGAGTATATCTGTCAATTTTCGAGAAACCTCAAAACCAGTTTGTTTGATTCGGCTACACGGTTTATGGGTTAAGAGTTTATTAGGACCACCTGCAATATCCTTGAGGATCAAGCTTCAGAAGAAAAGATTCTATTGAAATGTGAAGACCGAATTATCGTTGATCAAACAAGGCAGTTTGACCGTTCCATTAAGATGGGACAATTTTGCTCAAGTTGCATCGTACACAcacaaggttgtcagaatcctAATTCTACCTAAAATCGGTCGAGGGTTGTAGAATCGAATCGCAAATATTCTACGTGTATCATCAAAGTCCGGGGAATTTTACCCATAAATATCAATCTCCGATATCATCAAAGTATGGGGAATTTTCCTGTGGTTCACTGGGTCCTGCATTTGGAGCGGTCAATCAGATGACTGGAATACCATATAAAGACAAGTCTATGGTGACTTTCAGTTCCTGCTGTTGGAGCGGCAAGATCCATTACTTTGAGTGCGAATGATTCAGCTCAGAGACGGAGCATACCTCAAGCTGGTGGGAAATGCGGGTCAAACCCCCTACCTAAGACTCCGGTAATCAGCGGGGTTGGTTCTCCAGCTAGTGTGAGCAATATCAGCGTTCCATTAAATGCAAGCAGCCCTTCTATGAGCACACCTCCTATGCTGATCAGTCTGTTCTTGAAAGGTTTGGTCACAACGAGGTATGAAACCAACCAAGCATCCTTTTTCACAAGTCATGCATGTTGCTACTGAAGACGAAAcagaaaaaaacagaaagagCAGAGACGAAGACGAAACAGAgaagaacagaaaaaaaaaaaaaaagcaccaGAAAGAACGAAGAACTCGAGGAAGCTCGAAGAAGCCGACTCACCAAGCGGCAGACAGAGCTCGAAGAAGCTCGAGGAAGCACGAAGAAGCCGGAATAAAGCAAGAAGAAGCAAACAATGAGCAACCGGAGGTTTGGGCAAAGAGGGGGAGACACAGTCGACTGAAGAACGAAGGGAAGAAAGTAGAAATAGTTGACCGGACTgaagtgaagaagaagaggggaaaaaaaaaaggggttgGGCTGGACCAAAACCGTAAAATCGGCCCGATTCTACAATTCTACAATTTGACACCCGATTCTacatcaattctattttcCTAATTCATGACATGAAATCAAAATCGGCATCCCCTTGAATCGTATGATTCTACAATCCGAATCACAATTCTGACAATCATGATAGTACATAATCTAGCAGAGCctggagaaaaagaaaaatactgCACTTTCGCTTAAACCATTAACAATGATTCAAAGGAACCGTCAAACATGAAATTTTGTAAGTTAAACCACGGGATCTCACTATTTTCAGGATAAATGGGGTGGATGAAATCCTAGAGGTTCATTCTCAGTGTTCAGGCATGTCGAACATGAAAAAGTTTGATTGTCTTGCATGGCCCCAAAAGAATCACATTCGAGTAAtcaaagaagagagaagaaaaagcCGAAAAGGGGAGTCTCACTGCCCCAAAAGTTCCAAATCAGCAGGTCAAGCTATCCTCAAGCCATTTACTCGAACTCGGAATTAAAATGCGAGAACAAATCAGAGGAATCCATATATTTCTTCGGAAGACAACATTGTTcgttaagaaaatattaaggCAAGACTTTTGGACTGCAACGAGCACCAACAATCTGCCGTGAACATACATTATCTTCCTATCTAAATGTTCATTGGCTCGGGACTTGAAGCGTTCAGAATATCCAGCAATGAATTCTGAGGCTGCAGCTCCTCATGCCACAGCGGAAGCTCATCCCCGGGATAGAACTTCCTCTTCACACCTTCAGCATCGATCTAGAGATGGCAATACCTTTTCAGTAATAAGCACTATATTGGAAAGTAACACTCAGAAAAGCAAACCCCAAGGTACTAGTCTTACAGTGACTGTCCGAACGACACCCCCACTGGCACCATCCCGTGCAATTGCAAGTGATACTGCCTTTACCACAAGTTGCTGCATAAGACAGACCAACAAAAGGAGTGAATCATAAAGCTTAAGCTCTATGGCTCAAATAATGATCAAAATCTTTGTGCTGTCTTATAGCAGGCATAGCTATTTCTATCAGCGAACTGCCATTGAATAAATATAGTTTGGATAAACTGGGAAATTAAAATCATCTGTGGCAGAAAGCAAACCCATTTTAAGATAACACTACATTTCAAAACCTGCTTAACTTCCCATTAATATGATCacgaattttttaattttccccCATCGAAACATACCTCTGCCTCCTCCTGGGTCATGCCTTCTTTCCAGGCTTGATCAAAGAAACCATACAAATAAGAGGAGCCAGATCCTGCACAGAATTACAGTTGCACAGTGAAGACACATTTAGGCACTTGCTTGAACCAAAGATTCCAGTATAGCATAGAAAAAGTCTCCATGAAGAGGCTCTGAAGATTTGGTGTctgtataattttaaatattccctCAACATTAATTTAGCCTTCTAACCACAATGCAGTGCAGCAGAAGCAACTTCACAAGGCAGAATTAACTGGTAGGTTTTCCTAGCAACAATTTTATCCCCAAcccctctcctcctcttccaATTAGGGATGGCAATTGCACGGGTTGGTACAGGGTAGTTCAGTTACCATACCCGCGCCGTGCTCATGGGTACCCGTACCAACCCTCCCCGTGCTTGAGCACGGGTATAGATTAGGATACCATGCTTGCACCGTTGCGGGTTCGGGTATCAAATTGTCATCCCTACTTCCAATCTGACAAATGTCAACTAAACCAATATTGCTCCACTACCCAGAGAGCATAATAGCAAGTCAGAAAACAGTAATTTTGAAGAGAGAGTAAtacaatataaaaagaattacTATTTCCCATCAGTACCTATAATaatcacaataaaaaaatcttcAGCTGAACCAACTATGCGAAAGAAACTGACGGGACATAACATCTCGTCCACAAAGATATTGCTGTGTTCCTAGAGTCAATATTACCTCCAATAGCAAATGGCTGCTCTATGATGGTACCACCTAGAGGAATGCCATAGATTTTACCGCCCTCATACTTGTCCCACCCACCAACAATAAGACCAGTTTGCAGCATATTCTGTCACATACAGGTAAAAAGGGCAACAGGCAAAGTTAAGAATCTCTGCACTTCCCATTTGCACTAAGGAGAATCAACTAGAGTACAAAACACTCGAACAAGTACACGAGCAACATAATGCTAATGCACAATTTCCACAAACTTAGGAAGGTCTTTTGCCAATTAAGCACAAGATGACAACATATTATGTCAGGAACGAAGAAGCAATTTCAGATTTTCAGGTTCATATAATAGTGCATCCATAGACTCAGACAACAGAAATTTTGTCAACCACTACAGTACCATTCTTAGACATCAGCAAGGGGGAAAAAATTTCTACAGAAGAAACTACCAATTGCAATTTATAGCATGACTTGTGCATATTTTTGGTATTTCCAGTATATAAGCACTACAAGTGCAAAGACATATCCCCCGCCCGCCCGCCCCcaacccaaaaagaaaaaaaaaaagaactgcTTCAAATGCTACAGCATGTAAAACAAATTGCAAAATATCTCTCACACAATATAATATTCTTCAACATAATTTGGTGTTGTCAACAGATAGTCTAATAGACCCACGTTACTCCGTATTAATCATTTCagcaaatttaatttcagaTTTTGCTTGCTAGTTACTACTAACAAGTTCTCAAAAATATCCAAAGGtacattataaatataaattctaatagaaagaaaaagagcaaCAGGCAAGCAAGACATACGGAAAGTACGTTGAGAAAGCCCAAACCTTGTTATTGTACGCTAGTAGCCTGACGAGGTTGGCAGCAACCTTTACAGTTGCAGGCTGGCCTAACTGTATCCTGTACATTtgggaggaaaaaaagaagaataatctATTATACCAAAGCTTCGAGCAAATTCGGCTTCTGAGTAAATAAAACGAAGATGCAGGAAGCTCCCGCAAAGAAGTATAATCATAGGAATGACTGAATACACCAATCATGATATCTCCAAAATGCCTAGTCTCGAGTTTTGATAGTCCGAAGTTTCTTCCAATTAGAAGCTGATTATGACATCAATCCAACCCCAATAAAACCACACAAAGGAGAAAGTTTTTGCACGATGGAACAATGATAATATACGGGATATAGGAGAATGAATACTCACGTATGCTGATGAAGGAAGTAGCGGACATAGTCCGACACTATCTGAGAATCTGCAGCCTGCCAACCCAAGACAGAGAACAAAATACAGACTTTAACATCACAAACATATGCCGATTGGCTCAAGTGAACACGAAACAGAACAGGCGAGAGATACCGATCCAGAGCGGCAAACGTAGACATTGTCCGTGAGCTGAGTGATCTTATCCGAAGCTCGATTAGCAACATACATTCCTGGGATTCGAGGACACTTACAATCAGTTGCACACTCACAGCAATAATTCGACAAGATCAGCTAGATATTAGGATCTACTGAGTTACCGGTGCTGGTCCTGGAGTCGGCGCCGAGGACGACGCCGCCGTTGTAGGTGACTCCGATGATGGTCGTCCCCATCGAGTGCTCCTCGTTCAAGCCGAGATCCATCTTGTCCCCGATCGAATTGCAAAACCCTAACGCACTCTTCTGCAGCAAGGAGGAAAGCTTCGGGAGGATGAAAGTATGAAGCAGACAGagcccttctctctctctcttgctgAGCTCTCGACTTATCGCCCAAGTCAGAGCAGAAGCCAAATCTTAGTTTACTGTTCACGGGTCGGGTCCAGATCGACCCGACCCACCTAACATAGGCCGGGCTAGCCCAAGTTTGGTTCGGTCCGGCCCATTTTTCTATCGGCCAATTCTAACATTCCTGCCGCTTTCACACTTGGAGAATAACGTTTAATAATTACGTAAAGATTTCACAAAAGTTTCATACAAGTGCGAAAAGTTTGACATTCATGGTTTGTTTGAATTGCAGTCTATGGAGGGATGG
This region includes:
- the LOC116189469 gene encoding proteasome subunit beta type-6, producing the protein MDLGLNEEHSMGTTIIGVTYNGGVVLGADSRTSTGMYVANRASDKITQLTDNVYVCRSGSAADSQIVSDYVRYFLHQHTIQLGQPATVKVAANLVRLLAYNNKNMLQTGLIVGGWDKYEGGKIYGIPLGGTIIEQPFAIGGSGSSYLYGFFDQAWKEGMTQEEAEQLVVKAVSLAIARDGASGGVVRTVTIDAEGVKRKFYPGDELPLWHEELQPQNSLLDILNASSPEPMNI